The window CTGGCCCGCGCGGCTGGTCGACGGCCCGATCGAGGTGCGCCCGCTGCGGGTCCGCGACGGACCGACCTGGGTCGACATGCGCCGGCGCAACGGCGACTGGCTGGCGCCCTGGGAGGCGACCCCGCCGAGCGTGACGTCCTTCCGGCTCAGCTGGGCGCAGCGCCAGACGCTCAACATCTACAGCCAGATGCTGCGCCGGCTGCGCCAGCAGGCCAGGGCGGGCATCGCTCTGCCGTTCGCGACCTTCTACGGCGGGGCGCTGGTGGGTCAGGTCACGGTGTCGACGATCGTGCGCGGGGCGTTCAACAGCGGGCACGTCGGCTACTGGGTCGACCAGGGGCACGCCGGGCGCGGCATCACGCCGACGGCGCTCGCTCTCGTCGTCGACCACTGTTTCGGGCCCGTCGGACTGCACCGCATAGAGGCGAACGTGCGACCGGAGAACGTGGCGAGCCGTCGCGTGCTGGAGAAGCTGGGATTCCGCGAGGAAGGTATGCACCGGCGCTACCTGGCCATCGACGGCTTCTACCGCGACCACGTCGGTTACGCGCTCACCACGGAGGACGTGCCCGAAGGGCTGCTCAGCCGGTGGCACGCGCTTCGTTCCGCCCGACCCTGACGGCCCGATCCCGACGGCCCGATCCCGACGGCCTGGCCCAGACGGCCAGGGCCAGACGGCCAGGGCCACGCTCCGGCGTGCGCGTTTCGCCCAGCTGGCCTGTGCGCTTCGCCTAGCCGGCCTAGCCGGCCCGCCGGCGTGGTCCTGAGTCGCGAGTCGCGCCGTCGTGACGCGGCGAGAATGCGGCCCGGTCGCCGAGATGCGGCCGCGTGCCGGTCAGGTGGGTACTCAGACGGCGGGTTTCGCGCCCCCGCAGGGGGTGTTGGGGCTCGCGCGCTTGACGAGTGCCAGCTGTTGCGCGACACGCGGGTTGGTGGTCGGTGACCGGACGGATTTCCCTCACTAGCGTCAAGCAAGAAATCGGAAACCCACCGCCAAAGGCACACCACGACAAGGAAGGTGTTACATGGCCGGCACTCCCGCGCTCCGTGCGCGTTCGGCGTCGCCCAAGCGCCGTCGCCACGGCTGCCGGGTGGTTCCGGCGCAGGTAGTCGCCGGCCGCCAGGGATGCCGGGGCACCCGTGTGTGCCGCGGCTCGAGCTGGGCGGTCACCGTATGAGCGCACTGATCTGGCTCGCGATCGTCGGCGTCTGGGGTTTCGTCCTCATCCCGATGTGGCTGCGGCATCATGACGGCGCGCTCGAGCAGCGTTCCGCCGACCGCTTCTCCACCGCGATGCGTGTCCTTTCCCGCCGGGGCGGGCGCGCTCAGCCCGCGCCGGCCACCGTGCGCGGAGTCATCGATGTCGACGTCGATGTTGATGTCCATGTGGACGTGGACGATCTGGACCGTGTGGACCGTGTGGACCGCGTGGACCTTTCCGGGCAGCCTGAGACCGAGGGCGTGGACGAGGCGGCGGACGCGGACGACGAGATGATCGGGACGGCGCCCGAGAGCGCGCCGGTGTCCCGGTTGAGTGGGCCGCGCCTCGACACCGGGCCGGCCGCCCAGGCCCGCTCGGCGCGCCTCGCCGCGACCAGCGGCACCGCGTCGGGATCGGGCCGGCTGACTGGCCAGGGCCGCCACCCCGGCGGGCAGGCAACGCCGCCTCGCGCGGGCACTCCCGCGGCGGACGGCGTCGCCCTGGGCGACGGCGAGCCGGACGAGACCGCGCACACGGTGGCCGTGGGGCCGACGCGGCCGGTGCCACCGGCGCGGATAGCCGACCCACGGCGTCGCGCGCTGCTGCGGCTGCGTCGTCAGCGGCTCCTGGTTCTGCTGGCCGCCGTGCCCATCACGATCGGGCTCGCCGCCGGTCTCGCCGGCATGTGGATCGTCGTGCAGCTGCTCGTCGACGTCGGGCTCACGGTCTACCTCGCGCATCTTCGGCGCTCCACCCGGGCCGAGCGGCGACTCGCGGCGTCCCGCGCCGCCCGCGACCGCCGGATCGCCACGGAGCGGGCCGCGCGCCGCGCGAGCCGGCAGACGGGGGCGCCACCCGTGTCGGCGGGCCGGCCCACGGCCGGGCGTGGCTCGGCCGCCGCCACCAGCAGGGCCGCCGCCGATCCGCGTCAGCGCATGGCCGGAGGAGGCTCGTCGGCGCCCACCTCCGCCCGGGAGACTTCCTCGGCGTCGCGCTCGGGGGCGGGCCACCGCGCCGAGCCCGCCGACGGCGACTTCGCCGGGCGGCCCCGCGTCTCCAGCGGCCAGGCCGGCCGGCTGGCCTCGCCGGAGTACGCCCCCGTCCGGCTGTCCGGAGACGACGGGCCGCCGCTGACCGAGGAGGAGCTGGCGACCGCGCACGCGCAGACCGTCGACCTCGGCGGCTATGTCGCGGCCGCGACCGTGGTCGCGGGGGCGTCCGGCGGGGCCGAAACGAGCCCACCGGCCACCGGCGAGGATGAGACGTACACCAACAACGTGCGGGTGACGGGCGCGCGCCCGGCCGCGCGCCCCAATGCCCGCCCGTCGACCTCACGGCCCGGGCGGGTGCAGGTGAACCCGCCCGGGACCCACGGCGGCCTCACCGCCCCGCCGGCGGCGGCGGTACCGTCGTCGCGCCCCCGGCCGTCACGTCCGCGAACGCGGGCGCCCGGGCTCCACCGGCGCGCCGGCCGTCGGCGAGCCGGCGGTGGCCGGCCGCGAGGAGGGCGGCGCCGCGGTCCACGTCCTGCGCCCCGCCGTCGGCAGCTGACCCTCCCCACAGCCCCCGCCACGTGGCGGGGGGCGCAGTCCCGTGCCCCGCGCCGCCTCACGCCGCGTGGCGCGCGTCTCAGATAGGTGTCTGGCTGTCCGGCAGGCTCGGAAGCCGTCAGGACGAGGTGTCATGGCGGGCTGTCCGCGGTCCGGCGGCTGCCGGCTGAGACGTCGGATGGCCCCTGTTTGTGCTGGTAGCGGGTGAAGGACCGGTTCGGCGGCGGCAGCTTGCACGGGGCGTCGCGTGGGCGGAACGTTGGAGCGCGGACGTGCATAATGGGCTCGTGACCCACCGTGTGCAGCCGAGCCTCACGCCCCTTGGCGTGGCGGCCGGCGCGCGCTGTCCGCGGTGTTGTCGTTGTCGACGCCCTC of the Pseudofrankia saprophytica genome contains:
- a CDS encoding GNAT family N-acetyltransferase yields the protein MNAPGWPARLVDGPIEVRPLRVRDGPTWVDMRRRNGDWLAPWEATPPSVTSFRLSWAQRQTLNIYSQMLRRLRQQARAGIALPFATFYGGALVGQVTVSTIVRGAFNSGHVGYWVDQGHAGRGITPTALALVVDHCFGPVGLHRIEANVRPENVASRRVLEKLGFREEGMHRRYLAIDGFYRDHVGYALTTEDVPEGLLSRWHALRSARP
- the glpR gene encoding gephyrin-like molybdotransferase receptor GlpR yields the protein MSALIWLAIVGVWGFVLIPMWLRHHDGALEQRSADRFSTAMRVLSRRGGRAQPAPATVRGVIDVDVDVDVHVDVDDLDRVDRVDRVDLSGQPETEGVDEAADADDEMIGTAPESAPVSRLSGPRLDTGPAAQARSARLAATSGTASGSGRLTGQGRHPGGQATPPRAGTPAADGVALGDGEPDETAHTVAVGPTRPVPPARIADPRRRALLRLRRQRLLVLLAAVPITIGLAAGLAGMWIVVQLLVDVGLTVYLAHLRRSTRAERRLAASRAARDRRIATERAARRASRQTGAPPVSAGRPTAGRGSAAATSRAAADPRQRMAGGGSSAPTSARETSSASRSGAGHRAEPADGDFAGRPRVSSGQAGRLASPEYAPVRLSGDDGPPLTEEELATAHAQTVDLGGYVAAATVVAGASGGAETSPPATGEDETYTNNVRVTGARPAARPNARPSTSRPGRVQVNPPGTHGGLTAPPAAAVPSSRPRPSRPRTRAPGLHRRAGRRRAGGGRPRGGRRRGPRPAPRRRQLTLPTAPATWRGAQSRAPRRLTPRGARLR